The Noviherbaspirillum saxi genome includes a window with the following:
- a CDS encoding YnfA family protein, whose product MLAAKTLFLFILTALAEILGCYLPYLWLKQGATPWLLLPAALSLALFAWLLTLHPNAAGRVYAAYGGVYISVALAWLWAVDGIRPTGWDIAGVSVSLAGMAIIMFAPRGA is encoded by the coding sequence ATGCTTGCCGCAAAGACCCTGTTTCTTTTTATCCTGACCGCGCTCGCGGAAATCCTTGGCTGCTATCTGCCCTATCTGTGGCTCAAGCAAGGTGCGACACCATGGCTGTTGTTGCCGGCCGCATTGAGCCTTGCGCTATTTGCCTGGCTGCTGACGCTGCATCCAAACGCCGCCGGACGCGTGTATGCGGCTTATGGCGGCGTCTACATCAGCGTCGCACTCGCCTGGTTATGGGCAGTCGACGGCATACGCCCGACCGGGTGGGATATCGCGGGTGTATCGGTGTCGCTGGCAGGCATGGCGATCATCATGTTTGCGCCGCGTGGCGCGTAG
- a CDS encoding class I SAM-dependent methyltransferase, with translation MQKDQWLERWIPLLAASAQPPLLLELGCGSGGDTAFLIKQGFANVICTELSTQALAQCVQAAPAALHVRHDLRKSLPFAGQRFDAVIASLCLHYFAWAHTEHILHEIARCMKPGALLLCRLNSTADVHYGASGHPALAPNYYLVDGMPKRFFDREAIDHLFCSGWERISIQEMIIDRYEKPKAVWEVIARVARSATAGNADG, from the coding sequence ATGCAGAAAGATCAGTGGCTGGAACGATGGATACCCTTGCTTGCGGCGTCGGCGCAGCCGCCGCTGCTGCTGGAGCTTGGTTGCGGCTCCGGTGGTGATACCGCCTTTTTGATAAAGCAAGGCTTTGCCAACGTAATCTGTACCGAGCTTTCCACCCAGGCATTGGCGCAATGTGTGCAAGCCGCACCGGCAGCGCTACACGTTCGCCATGATTTGCGGAAATCTTTGCCCTTTGCCGGACAGCGCTTCGACGCAGTCATTGCCTCGTTGTGCCTACACTACTTTGCATGGGCCCACACCGAGCACATCCTGCATGAAATTGCGCGTTGCATGAAGCCGGGCGCCTTGCTGCTATGCCGACTGAATTCCACTGCCGATGTCCACTACGGCGCGAGCGGTCACCCTGCACTTGCGCCGAATTATTATCTGGTCGATGGCATGCCGAAGCGCTTCTTCGACCGGGAAGCGATCGATCATCTGTTTTGTTCCGGCTGGGAGCGTATTTCCATTCAAGAGATGATCATCGACCGCTATGAGAAACCCAAGGCGGTCTGGGAAGTGATTGCGCGCGTTGCCCGCTCAGCAACAGCGGGCAACGCCGACGGCTGA
- a CDS encoding thioredoxin family protein, with protein sequence MTSKAIFYHAGCSVCIEAEQQFVDALDRNRYSVEVVHFGTQRDRIAEAERLGVKSVPALVIDGNVFHINYGASMADVKG encoded by the coding sequence ATGACCAGCAAAGCGATTTTCTACCACGCCGGCTGCTCGGTTTGCATCGAAGCGGAACAACAGTTTGTCGATGCGCTGGACCGAAACCGGTACAGCGTCGAAGTCGTGCATTTCGGTACTCAACGCGACCGGATTGCCGAAGCCGAACGTCTCGGCGTCAAATCGGTACCCGCGCTTGTCATCGATGGCAACGTTTTTCACATCAATTACGGTGCATCAATGGCTGACGTAAAAGGATAG
- a CDS encoding MarR family winged helix-turn-helix transcriptional regulator: MPIFDRISTPIESRIANGFARINTAMRSRAWSQAAANGLTPTQADILNLLASRTALLRLSSVAEQLAITAATASDAVSALVTKGLVEKTRAADDGRAIALKLTKSGARLAVTVADWSSFLGTAAQTLASEEQAVLLKLIVKMIRELQERGEIPVNRMCATCKYFGPNEGDTALTPHYCHFVKAPFGNQHLRLDCPEHEEAEKTVQFRNWATFAAS; the protein is encoded by the coding sequence ATGCCAATATTTGACCGCATCAGTACGCCAATCGAATCGCGCATTGCCAACGGCTTTGCACGGATCAACACGGCCATGCGATCCAGGGCATGGTCGCAAGCCGCAGCGAACGGGCTTACGCCGACACAGGCCGATATCCTGAACCTGCTGGCTTCGCGCACGGCCTTGTTGCGTCTGTCGTCCGTTGCCGAGCAGCTCGCGATCACCGCGGCTACCGCTAGCGATGCGGTCAGCGCGCTGGTGACCAAAGGTTTGGTCGAAAAGACGCGCGCGGCCGACGATGGACGCGCCATCGCGTTGAAGCTGACCAAGTCCGGCGCGCGGCTCGCCGTCACTGTGGCGGACTGGAGCAGTTTTCTTGGCACAGCCGCGCAAACACTGGCGAGCGAAGAACAGGCCGTGCTGCTGAAGTTGATCGTCAAGATGATTCGCGAGTTGCAGGAACGGGGCGAAATTCCTGTCAACCGGATGTGCGCGACTTGCAAGTACTTCGGTCCGAACGAGGGCGACACTGCTCTTACGCCGCACTATTGTCACTTCGTGAAAGCACCCTTCGGTAATCAACATCTCCGCCTGGATTGCCCGGAGCATGAAGAAGCCGAGAAAACTGTTCAGTTCAGGAATTGGGCCACCTTTGCTGCAAGCTGA